Proteins co-encoded in one Octopus sinensis unplaced genomic scaffold, ASM634580v1 Contig11541, whole genome shotgun sequence genomic window:
- the LOC115228972 gene encoding DNA-directed RNA polymerase II subunit RPB3-like, translating to MPIRGNVESTLYKKPEDDILIVKMRAGQELKFHAYARKGIAKEHAKWDACASVAFEYDPDNILRHTTFPNPTEWFLWAFMNYRPRSEFSDLADNEGYVSSLCLAEGKYDYNKHADMFYFNVESSGALKATNIVFSAISALKNKINNIGMELDALKSTAC from the coding sequence ATGCCGATTCGTGGGAATGTGGAATCAACGCTTTATAAAAAACCAGAAGATGATATTTTGATAGTAAAGATGCGGGCTGGACAGGAACTCAAATTTCACGCATACGCAAGGAAGGGTATTGCCAAGGAGCATGCAAAATGGGACGCCTGTGCATCAGTGGCTTTTGAATATGACCCAGACAACATTTTAAGGCATACGACCtttccaaatccaacagaatggTTTTTATGGGCATTTATGAATTATAGGCCTCGGAGTGAGTTCAGTGATCTAGCAGATAATGAAGGTTATGTATCTAGTTTATGTCTAGCTGAGGGTAAATATGACTACAATAAGCACGCGGATATGTTTTATTTCAATGTGGAGTCTTCTGGGGCTCTCAAAGCGACTAATATTGTGTTCAGTGCCATTTCTgcacttaaaaataaaataaataatattgggaTGGAATTAGATGCTCTTAAGAGTACAgcttgttga